A region from the Variovorax sp. V93 genome encodes:
- the rocF gene encoding arginase translates to MSNDHGTTLELIGAPTDVGASVRGAGMGPDALRVAGLPEALARQGFAVIDRGNLAGPATPWTAPANGLRHLDEVIAWNRSVYAAVDTALGTGHVPLMMGGDHCLAIGSISAVAWHARKRGKKLRVLWLDAHSDVNTESTSPSGNLHGMPVSCLLGHGPAALTGWSGERAALEHDAIRFIGIRSVDEDEKDAIRTLGLHVFDMRHIDEHGMRTTMTEALQDVDEDTHLHVSFDLDCLDPGIAPGVGTGVRGGPTYREMQLCMEMVADTRRLGSVDVVELNPALDVRNQTAEVAVELIESLFGKSTLVR, encoded by the coding sequence ATGAGCAACGACCATGGCACCACCCTCGAACTGATCGGCGCGCCCACCGACGTCGGCGCCAGCGTGCGCGGCGCCGGCATGGGCCCCGATGCGCTGCGCGTGGCCGGGCTGCCGGAGGCGCTCGCGCGGCAGGGCTTCGCCGTGATCGACCGCGGCAACCTCGCGGGCCCCGCCACCCCATGGACCGCGCCGGCCAACGGCCTGCGCCACCTCGACGAGGTGATTGCCTGGAACCGCTCCGTCTATGCCGCCGTCGACACCGCCCTGGGCACCGGCCACGTGCCGCTCATGATGGGCGGCGACCATTGCCTGGCGATCGGCTCGATCAGCGCCGTGGCCTGGCATGCGCGCAAGAGGGGCAAGAAACTGCGCGTGCTGTGGCTCGACGCGCACTCCGACGTCAACACCGAAAGCACCAGCCCGAGCGGCAACCTGCACGGCATGCCCGTGTCCTGCCTGCTGGGCCACGGGCCGGCGGCGCTCACCGGCTGGAGCGGCGAACGCGCGGCGCTGGAGCACGACGCCATCCGCTTCATCGGCATCCGCAGCGTCGACGAGGACGAGAAGGACGCCATCCGCACGCTTGGCCTGCACGTGTTCGACATGCGCCACATCGACGAGCACGGCATGCGCACCACCATGACCGAGGCGCTGCAGGACGTGGACGAGGACACCCACCTGCACGTGAGCTTCGACCTCGACTGCCTCGACCCCGGCATCGCGCCCGGCGTGGGCACCGGCGTGCGCGGCGGCCCGACCTACCGGGAGATGCAGCTGTGCATGGAAATGGTCGCCGACACACGCCGCCTCGGCTCGGTCGACGTGGTGGAGCTCAACCCCGCGCTCGACGTGCGCAACCAGACTGCCGAAGTGGCGGTGGAACTGATCGAGAGCCTGTTCGGAAAGTCGACGCTGGTGCGCTGA
- a CDS encoding FUSC family protein: MMPMAPALQRIGGFWREGRWRAGAQLAAAVALAWGVAVAMRLPESFWAVMSVLIVMRPSAGATLDAGWERVRGTAAGALCGLAGVYLQHLGAPVLATTLATVMLLAFAGAALPGLRSAPVAALIILSASAIPGHSPLQVALLRMVQIGVGVGVALAVSVIASEYRAGPRFDAGCAALLRGMARRLAALDSGGAAGLPAESEAERANAAARAALARLAVLAGSADLEARWWRRGAAVPAAQSCRSKARLAARIFQDAAMLERMLRRAPSGDPAWQDTARAAAAALAAMADALEGQGTPELAKLAQVARRHEAPGTSPALLLAAPACLLLEDLQRMQRCVAAAA; this comes from the coding sequence ATGATGCCGATGGCGCCGGCCCTGCAGCGCATCGGCGGCTTCTGGCGCGAGGGCCGCTGGCGCGCGGGCGCGCAGCTCGCGGCCGCGGTGGCGCTGGCCTGGGGGGTGGCCGTGGCGATGCGGCTGCCCGAAAGCTTCTGGGCCGTGATGAGCGTGCTGATCGTCATGCGGCCGAGCGCCGGCGCCACGCTCGATGCCGGATGGGAGCGCGTGCGCGGCACGGCCGCTGGCGCGCTCTGCGGACTCGCGGGGGTCTACCTGCAGCACCTGGGCGCGCCGGTGCTCGCGACCACGCTGGCCACCGTCATGCTGCTGGCTTTTGCCGGCGCCGCATTGCCGGGCTTGCGCAGTGCGCCCGTGGCCGCGCTGATCATCCTCTCGGCCAGCGCCATTCCCGGCCACTCGCCGCTCCAGGTGGCGCTGCTGCGCATGGTGCAGATCGGCGTGGGCGTGGGCGTGGCGCTCGCGGTTTCCGTCATTGCGTCGGAATACCGCGCGGGTCCGCGCTTCGATGCGGGTTGTGCCGCATTGCTGCGCGGCATGGCCAGGCGCCTGGCCGCGCTGGACAGCGGCGGCGCTGCCGGGCTGCCTGCCGAGTCCGAGGCCGAGCGCGCCAACGCTGCGGCGCGCGCGGCGCTCGCGCGGCTGGCGGTGCTCGCGGGCAGTGCCGACCTGGAAGCCCGCTGGTGGCGCCGCGGTGCTGCCGTGCCGGCGGCGCAGTCCTGCCGCAGCAAGGCGCGGCTCGCGGCGCGGATCTTCCAGGATGCCGCCATGCTCGAACGCATGCTGCGCCGCGCGCCGTCCGGCGATCCCGCATGGCAGGACACCGCCCGGGCCGCGGCCGCCGCACTCGCCGCCATGGCCGATGCGCTCGAAGGCCAGGGCACGCCCGAACTTGCCAAGCTTGCGCAGGTCGCACGGCGGCATGAGGCGCCGGGCACCTCGCCTGCCTTGCTGCTGGCGGCGCCGGCGTGCCTGCTGCTCGAAGACCTGCAGCGCATGCAGCGCTGCGTGGCGGCCGCGGCCTGA
- a CDS encoding DUF2242 domain-containing protein produces the protein MTMPRPASFAFSPAFSVLRTPLLVLGLASLLVLAGCGSNGARRVSYETEEFDSTTTHTRTYAATEAQTCEAARRALLSQGYMISAANADLVTGRKSFQPASEVHVEVEFRVVCAREGGKAGKRSTVAFATALQDRYGIKKVNSSASVGVGAFGSLSLPFAGSDDAMVKVASETLTDELFYDRFFALLDRFLEGQGGEEPDVPSVAPEMPRPSAPPAPAAPALTFPVKPVPNPG, from the coding sequence ATGACCATGCCCCGCCCTGCCTCCTTCGCCTTTTCTCCCGCCTTTTCCGTCCTCCGTACGCCTCTCCTGGTCCTCGGCCTCGCGTCCCTGCTGGTGCTTGCCGGCTGTGGCAGCAATGGCGCGCGCCGCGTGTCGTACGAGACCGAGGAGTTCGACTCCACCACCACCCACACGCGCACCTACGCCGCCACCGAAGCCCAGACCTGCGAGGCCGCGCGCCGCGCGCTGCTGAGCCAGGGCTACATGATCAGCGCGGCCAACGCCGACCTGGTGACGGGGCGCAAGAGCTTCCAGCCGGCGTCCGAGGTGCATGTGGAGGTCGAGTTCCGCGTGGTGTGCGCGCGCGAGGGCGGCAAGGCCGGCAAGCGCAGCACCGTGGCCTTCGCGACCGCGCTGCAGGACCGCTACGGCATCAAGAAGGTCAACAGCTCGGCCAGCGTGGGTGTGGGCGCCTTCGGTTCGCTCTCGCTGCCCTTTGCCGGCAGCGACGACGCGATGGTCAAGGTGGCCAGCGAAACGCTCACCGACGAGCTGTTCTACGACCGCTTCTTCGCGCTGCTCGACCGCTTCCTCGAAGGCCAGGGCGGCGAAGAGCCCGATGTGCCGAGCGTGGCGCCTGAAATGCCACGACCCTCTGCGCCACCGGCGCCCGCGGCGCCAGCCCTCACCTTTCCCGTGAAGCCGGTGCCGAACCCGGGTTGA
- a CDS encoding nucleoside/nucleotide kinase family protein, translating to MTAALSPSDLPALPTDALARLQALMADGRRKLLGLVGAPGAGKSTLALALLRAVGAGRAQVVPMDGFHLANVELQRLGRAGRKGAPDTFDSAGYVALLQRLRTQGPDDPIVYAPEFRREIEEPIAGAIAVLPQTQLVITEGNYLLHDDGPWAGAAAMLDEAWYVDIDDAVREERLLKRHQQFGRSAEAARAWVDATDAPNARVIAATRGRAHHLLRWS from the coding sequence ATGACAGCTGCTCTTTCGCCAAGTGACCTTCCTGCTCTTCCCACCGACGCCCTTGCCCGCCTGCAGGCGCTGATGGCCGACGGGCGGCGCAAGCTGCTGGGGCTGGTCGGCGCACCTGGGGCGGGCAAGTCCACGCTCGCGCTGGCGCTGCTGCGGGCCGTGGGTGCCGGGCGCGCGCAGGTCGTGCCGATGGACGGCTTCCACCTGGCCAACGTCGAGCTGCAACGGCTCGGACGCGCGGGCCGCAAGGGCGCCCCGGACACCTTCGACAGCGCCGGCTATGTGGCGCTGCTGCAGCGGCTGCGCACGCAGGGGCCGGACGACCCGATCGTCTACGCGCCCGAATTCCGCCGCGAGATCGAGGAGCCCATCGCCGGCGCGATCGCGGTGCTGCCGCAGACCCAATTGGTCATCACCGAAGGCAACTACCTGCTGCACGACGACGGCCCGTGGGCCGGCGCGGCGGCCATGCTCGACGAAGCCTGGTACGTCGACATCGACGATGCCGTGCGCGAAGAGCGCCTGCTGAAGCGCCACCAGCAATTCGGCCGCAGCGCCGAGGCCGCGCGCGCCTGGGTGGACGCCACCGATGCGCCCAACGCACGCGTGATTGCCGCCACCCGCGGGCGGGCGCACCACCTGCTGCGCTGGTCCTGA
- a CDS encoding Glu/Leu/Phe/Val dehydrogenase: protein MSEKLSFVNPTANSPWGTYLSQVDRVVPYLGPLARWVETLKRPKRALIVDVPIEMDDGTIAHFEGYRVQHNMSRGPGKGGVRFHPDVTLEEVMALSAWMTIKTAAVNLPYGGAKGGIRVDPKKLSLQELEKVTRRYTSEIGIIIGPHTDIPAPDVNTNAQIMAWMMDTYSMNVGGTATGVVTGKPLHLGGSLGRVKATGRGVFVTGREAARRLGMDLRGARIAVQGFGNVGSVAAELFAEAGAKIVAVQDHTGTIVNTNGLDLATLIPVANKEGVVAFKGGEVVPNEAFWEVACDILIPAALEGQITAERAQKTSAKLVLEGANGPTVPTADDILAERGVLVVPDVICNAGGVTVSYFEWVQDFSSFFWDEDEINVRLDRIMMKALNQIWDTADRHKITLRTATYAVACERILMARQERGLYP from the coding sequence ATGAGTGAAAAGCTCTCCTTCGTCAATCCGACCGCCAACAGCCCCTGGGGCACCTACCTCTCGCAGGTCGACCGCGTGGTGCCGTACCTCGGCCCGCTGGCCCGCTGGGTCGAGACGCTCAAGCGCCCCAAGCGCGCGCTGATCGTGGACGTGCCGATCGAAATGGACGACGGCACCATCGCCCACTTCGAGGGCTACCGCGTGCAGCACAACATGAGCCGCGGCCCGGGCAAGGGCGGCGTGCGCTTCCACCCCGACGTCACGCTCGAAGAAGTGATGGCGCTGTCGGCCTGGATGACCATCAAGACGGCCGCCGTCAACCTGCCGTACGGTGGCGCCAAGGGCGGCATCCGCGTCGATCCGAAGAAGCTCTCGCTGCAGGAGCTCGAGAAGGTCACGCGCCGCTACACCAGCGAGATCGGCATCATCATCGGCCCGCACACCGACATTCCCGCGCCCGACGTCAACACCAACGCGCAGATCATGGCGTGGATGATGGACACCTACTCGATGAACGTCGGCGGCACCGCCACCGGCGTGGTCACGGGCAAGCCGCTGCACCTGGGCGGCTCGCTGGGCCGCGTCAAGGCCACGGGCCGCGGCGTGTTCGTCACCGGCCGCGAAGCGGCGCGCCGCCTCGGCATGGACCTGCGCGGCGCGCGCATCGCGGTGCAGGGCTTCGGCAACGTGGGTTCGGTCGCGGCCGAGCTCTTTGCCGAAGCGGGCGCCAAGATCGTCGCGGTGCAGGACCACACCGGCACCATCGTCAACACCAACGGCCTCGACCTCGCGACGCTGATCCCGGTGGCCAACAAGGAAGGCGTCGTCGCCTTCAAGGGCGGCGAGGTGGTGCCCAACGAAGCCTTCTGGGAGGTGGCCTGCGACATCCTGATCCCCGCCGCGCTCGAAGGCCAGATCACCGCCGAGCGCGCGCAGAAGACCAGTGCCAAGCTGGTGCTCGAAGGCGCCAACGGCCCCACGGTGCCCACGGCCGACGACATCCTGGCCGAGCGCGGCGTGCTGGTGGTGCCCGACGTGATCTGCAACGCCGGCGGCGTGACGGTCTCGTACTTCGAATGGGTGCAGGACTTCTCGTCCTTCTTCTGGGACGAGGACGAAATCAACGTGCGCCTCGACCGCATCATGATGAAGGCGCTCAACCAGATCTGGGACACGGCCGACAGGCACAAGATCACGCTGCGCACCGCGACGTATGCGGTGGCCTGCGAGCGCATCCTGATGGCCCGCCAGGAACGCGGTTTGTATCCCTGA
- a CDS encoding L-glutamate gamma-semialdehyde dehydrogenase: protein MHLPIPYRPEADVVSHRLASLEGALDWSAAAAAATPWVEAVRRHPPPFWAMESLLREYPISSAEGLALMRLAEALLRVPDAATAVALTADQLGRADFEGTADSTLSRLSSAAIAMSKKFLPEGDHPPGLMAKLGARTVVAATLRAVQLLGRQFVLGQTIAEAMDEARSAHRRQGALRFSYDMLGEGARTDADALRYLDSYTQAIGAIAAGADAARGPEHNDGISIKLSALHPRYEDAQRERVLRELVPRVWRLCELAADANLNLTIDAEEVDRLELSLDVFEALAARVAAERPQWRGFGLALQAYQTRALELIAHVTAVARRHKLRLMCRLVKGAYWDAEIKRAQELGLPHYPVFTHKHHSDVSYLACARALLSAPDAVYPQFATHNAGTIAAILQMAEAAGAPFELQRLHGMGEGVYREVMKSTTAPVRVYAPVGQHKDLLAYLVRRLLENGANSSFVNQLGDEQVDIAELLMSPLWLEPSNPALPLPPALYGPAPARRNSEGVDLAVEPMRAPLLAALETTAVPAVELFDVASAPKAVAASAAAFRSWRKTPVETRAAMLRQAADALQRELPRFCALLVKEAFKTWGDAVAEVREAVDFLRYYADEAERIMQPVALPGPTGESNELRLTARGPWVCISPWNFPLAIFAGQVAAALATGNTVLAKPAEQTPAIALEAVKLLHAAGVPADALQLLHGPGETVGAALVAAPGVAGVVFTGSTQVARIIHRALAAKDGPIVPLIAETGGINAMLVDSSALPEQVVDAVVQSAFRSAGQRCSALRLLVLHEGIADAVIEMIRGAAGELAAGDPALLSTDVGPVIDGEAADNIRRHLKRLDSEARRLLAPVSSSAEGQLIAPQAYEVPSIDSVTSEIFGPVLQIARWGTGDLSDPAEVIDRINALGYGLTLGLQTRIDSRAQALAARAHVGNIYVNRNIIGAVVGVQPFGGEGLSGTGPKAGGPHYLYRFCAEQTVTVNTTAAGGNAALLSAVA from the coding sequence ATGCACCTGCCCATCCCTTACCGCCCTGAAGCCGATGTCGTCTCGCACCGGCTCGCCTCGCTCGAAGGCGCGCTCGACTGGAGCGCCGCCGCCGCCGCCGCCACGCCCTGGGTGGAGGCGGTGCGCCGCCATCCGCCGCCGTTCTGGGCCATGGAAAGCCTGCTGCGCGAGTACCCGATTTCCAGCGCCGAGGGCCTCGCGCTGATGCGCCTGGCCGAGGCGCTGCTTCGCGTGCCCGACGCCGCCACGGCCGTCGCGCTCACGGCCGACCAGCTGGGCCGGGCCGATTTCGAGGGCACGGCCGATTCCACGCTGTCGCGGCTTTCGTCCGCCGCGATCGCGATGTCGAAGAAATTCCTGCCCGAAGGCGACCACCCGCCCGGCCTCATGGCCAAGCTCGGCGCGCGCACGGTGGTGGCCGCCACGCTGCGCGCGGTGCAATTGCTGGGGCGCCAGTTCGTGCTGGGCCAGACCATCGCCGAAGCCATGGACGAGGCCCGCTCGGCGCACCGCCGGCAGGGCGCGCTGCGCTTCAGCTACGACATGCTCGGCGAGGGCGCGCGCACCGACGCCGATGCGCTGCGCTACCTCGACAGCTACACGCAGGCCATCGGCGCCATTGCGGCCGGTGCGGATGCGGCGCGCGGGCCCGAGCACAACGACGGCATCTCCATCAAGCTCAGCGCGCTGCATCCGCGCTATGAAGACGCGCAGCGCGAGCGCGTGCTGCGCGAGCTGGTGCCGCGCGTGTGGCGGCTGTGCGAGCTCGCAGCCGATGCCAATCTCAACCTCACCATCGATGCCGAAGAGGTTGACAGGCTCGAGCTTTCGCTCGACGTGTTCGAGGCGCTGGCCGCGCGCGTGGCTGCCGAACGGCCGCAGTGGCGCGGCTTCGGCCTGGCGCTGCAGGCCTACCAGACGCGCGCGCTGGAGCTCATCGCGCACGTCACGGCGGTGGCGCGCCGCCACAAGCTGCGGCTGATGTGCCGGCTCGTGAAGGGCGCCTACTGGGACGCCGAGATCAAGCGGGCCCAGGAGCTCGGCCTGCCGCACTACCCGGTCTTCACGCACAAGCACCACAGCGACGTGAGCTACCTGGCCTGCGCGCGCGCGCTGCTGTCGGCGCCCGATGCGGTCTATCCGCAGTTCGCCACCCACAACGCGGGCACCATCGCCGCCATCCTGCAGATGGCCGAGGCCGCCGGGGCGCCCTTCGAGCTGCAGCGCCTGCATGGCATGGGCGAGGGCGTCTACCGCGAGGTGATGAAGAGCACCACAGCCCCGGTACGCGTATATGCGCCGGTGGGCCAGCACAAGGACCTGCTCGCCTACCTCGTGCGGCGCCTCCTGGAAAACGGCGCCAACTCGTCCTTCGTGAACCAGCTCGGCGACGAGCAGGTGGACATCGCCGAACTGCTGATGTCGCCGCTCTGGCTGGAGCCATCGAACCCCGCCTTGCCGCTGCCGCCGGCGCTCTACGGTCCGGCGCCGGCGCGGCGCAACAGCGAAGGCGTGGACCTTGCCGTCGAGCCGATGCGTGCGCCGCTGCTCGCGGCCCTGGAGACCACCGCGGTGCCTGCTGTCGAACTGTTCGATGTTGCGAGCGCGCCCAAGGCCGTTGCCGCCAGCGCCGCCGCTTTCCGCAGCTGGCGCAAGACGCCGGTCGAGACGCGCGCCGCCATGCTGCGCCAGGCCGCCGACGCGCTGCAGCGCGAGCTGCCGCGCTTCTGCGCGCTGCTGGTCAAGGAAGCCTTCAAGACCTGGGGCGACGCGGTGGCTGAAGTGCGCGAAGCCGTCGACTTCCTGCGCTACTACGCCGACGAGGCCGAACGCATCATGCAGCCGGTGGCGCTGCCCGGCCCCACGGGCGAGAGCAACGAGCTGCGGCTCACGGCGCGCGGTCCCTGGGTGTGCATCAGCCCATGGAATTTTCCGCTCGCGATCTTCGCGGGGCAGGTGGCGGCCGCGCTGGCCACCGGCAACACGGTGCTGGCCAAGCCGGCCGAGCAGACGCCGGCCATCGCGCTCGAAGCCGTGAAGCTGCTGCACGCAGCCGGCGTGCCGGCCGATGCGCTGCAGCTGCTGCACGGCCCCGGCGAAACGGTGGGCGCCGCGCTGGTGGCGGCGCCGGGCGTGGCGGGCGTGGTGTTCACCGGCTCGACCCAGGTGGCGCGCATCATCCACCGCGCGCTCGCCGCCAAGGACGGCCCGATCGTGCCGCTGATCGCAGAGACCGGCGGCATCAACGCGATGCTGGTCGATTCGAGCGCGCTGCCCGAGCAGGTGGTCGATGCCGTGGTGCAGAGCGCGTTCCGTTCGGCCGGCCAGCGCTGCTCTGCGCTGCGCCTCCTGGTGCTGCACGAGGGCATCGCCGACGCGGTGATCGAGATGATCCGCGGCGCGGCCGGGGAACTGGCCGCCGGCGACCCGGCCCTGCTGTCGACCGACGTGGGGCCGGTGATCGACGGCGAGGCGGCCGACAACATCCGGCGCCACCTGAAGCGGCTGGATTCGGAAGCCAGGCGGCTGCTTGCGCCGGTTTCTTCTTCAGCCGAGGGCCAACTGATCGCGCCGCAAGCCTACGAGGTGCCCTCCATCGACAGCGTGACCAGCGAAATCTTCGGCCCGGTGCTGCAGATCGCGCGCTGGGGCACGGGCGACCTGAGCGATCCCGCCGAGGTGATCGATCGCATCAACGCGCTCGGCTACGGCCTCACTCTCGGCCTCCAGACCCGCATCGACTCGCGTGCGCAGGCGCTCGCGGCGCGTGCGCACGTGGGCAACATCTACGTGAACCGCAACATCATCGGCGCGGTGGTCGGCGTGCAGCCCTTCGGCGGCGAAGGTCTGAGCGGCACCGGGCCCAAGGCCGGCGGGCCGCACTACCTGTACCGCTTCTGTGCCGAGCAGACGGTCACGGTCAATACCACGGCGGCCGGCGGCAACGCGGCGCTGCTAAGCGCGGTGGCCTGA